A region of Nerophis ophidion isolate RoL-2023_Sa linkage group LG28, RoL_Noph_v1.0, whole genome shotgun sequence DNA encodes the following proteins:
- the LOC133545590 gene encoding zinc finger protein 391-like, whose amino-acid sequence MCERTRAKYEEDLCPTKEEKERQHQLLDAVFKKHQVVLHRTDVQQPPHIKEEEEEVWITQEEECLLGQEEADLSKFPLTVVSVKTEEHEDKPPESSQLHHSPNVCEEQLLPEKQECSFGMVKEDPSKRKTRRHESSGVSSSSLTQALPCKKEEEDSLTPHIKEEEEEHSISQEGDHLEGLVEFPVTGVPVKSEDDEVKGEGEERREAEPPSSSSTQHMTTEADGDHCGGSQADKLLAPLSDSEDTTSHSPDTDDEDSKDDKTCHTDNTHFKCSHCDKTFKLPCYLKRHMRIHTGEKPFICSICGKSFTHSQHLIRHMRTHTGEKPFSCLTCGKGFTHSHDLKVHIRTHTGEKPFSCSICGKGFTQSQTLKRHMRTHTGEKLHSCSICNRSFCQRSTLRTHMRRHSGEKVLSCSVCGEILSFKKQCKKHKCADENSRSN is encoded by the exons acgtccagcagccccctcacattaaagaggaagaggaggaagtgtggatcactcaggaggaagagtgtcttctagggcaggaggaggctgatctcagcaagtttccactgactgttgtctctgtgaagactgaagagcatgaagacaaaccacctgagtcctcacagcttcatcatagtccaa ATGTCTGTGAAGAACAACTTCTGCCTGAAAAACAAGAGTGTAGCTTTgggatggtgaaggaggatccatCAAAGAGGAAGACCAGGCGCCACGAATCTTCTGGcgtctcctcttcctctttgacacaggcccttccctgtaaaaaggaagaggaagactcactgaccccccacattaaagaggaagaggaagaacacagcatcagtcaggagggagatcatcttgaaggactggtggagttcccagtgactggtgtccctgtgaagagtgaagatgatgaggtcaaaggtgaaggtGAGGAGAGGAGAGAGgcagagcctccaagcagcagctcaacacaacacatgacaacagaagctgatggagaccactgtggaggatcacaagcagacaagctcttagctccactatcagatagtgaggacacaacgtcacactctcctgacactgatgatgaagactctaaagatgataagacatgtcacactgacaacactcacttcaaatgttctcactgtgacaaaacctttaaattgCCTTgttatctgaaaagacacatgagaatacacactggagaaaaaccttttatatgttcaatctgtggtaaaagttttacacacAGTCAACATTTgataagacacatgagaacacacactggagaaaaacctttttcctgtttaacctgtggtaaaggttttacacacagtcatgatttgaaagtacacattagaacacacactggtgaaaaacctttttcctgttcaatctgtggaaaaggttttacacaaagtcagactttgaaaagacacatgagaacacacactggtgaaaaattacattcctgttcaatctgcaacagaagcttttgtcaaCGATCAACCCTTAgaacacacatgagaagacactcaggagagaaagtgttgagttgcagtgtgtgtggtgaaatatTATCTTTTAagaagcagtgtaagaaacacaagtgtgctgatGAGAACAGCAGGAGCAattga